The DNA sequence TTTTTCATCTGCGGATTTTGACAATGCATTGGAATTCGAGATTTATTCCTCTGCAGAAAATTGTTGGAGAATTTCTGGTGAGATATACTTTGGTGCTACAAAGATCAAGCCCAACTCTGGCGTCCATGTGAACGGAATTATTTACTGGCTTTCGAAAACTGGTGGGATTGTTGTCTTTGATCTCACCATGGAGCGGTCGCAACGCCTTTATGGTCACAAGAATGGCTTTTATAGTCATAATCATGGCTGCTTGGGAGTTATGAACGAGAAGCTTGCTTCAGTAATCAGTTCTTATAATCAGACACTAACTGTGAGTGTGCTGTCCAATTCCTACACAAACACAATGGCTATGAACAGCAAAGTCAAGGCTTGGGATACAAAACTCAGTGTCAATGTCGGTGAAAGTCCCGAGTACCAGGGACCTGTGCTCTATGCTTGTGAGGATGTAATAGTGATTCAGAGTGACAGAGGACTTTATTCATTTGACATGAAGACTCGAGAATTCGGACGCTTAACGAGTGAAGCTGATCATGATATCAGAGTGGTTGGATATATGAATAGCCTTGTTGAAATCTAGTTGGGTTTTTTTCTGTTCCAccttttcttaatttacaaGTGCTTGGACTCTCTTTCTATGTCTTTTGCTTTCTAGCCAAGAGATGACACGCTGGACAGTCATGTTAGGTGGCATGATTAGGAACATAGTCACGTGGTAGTCAGTGCAATAATTTAGAGATTCTGTGTTTGTATGTTGGCGTGTATTGTACAGTGAGGTATGCACATTTtatttactgaaaaaaaaatctgagtTTCAGGGAAATTCAATCACTTCAACTCGGAAAGGAAAAGCCAATGAATAGTGttattgatataattattttgtaactcATTATAATCGGTCAATTAGTTTGAGTCCTTTACCTATGTTcagaaaaagatggaaaaataaCCTAGGCCTCGAATGTTATGCAATTGTAAtttagatgagatattttgttgaaagttaaataaaatattgttataatataattttttaatataatttttattttgagatttgaaaaagttgaattgtttattatattttattttgtagtttagaaaaattgtaatgattatatgagataaggtgagatagtttgattttttgtaaCTAAACTAGTCCCTACTTTCTTAAGAGAAGAGAGTGTAAAGGCCTATTTGAaacagttcagtctaattttaaactgagtttgACGTCCAAACACATAACTTCCAAATCATTAAAATATCACTTAACTCGAAAtttctttatacgtgagatttataacattttttaacttaacatcTCTTTAAACATGAaactaacaaatttttttaaattttcataaatatatttaaatttattttaacatctaaactcattttagatgagtctcacaaaacttatttcatcatctcaactcattattatttataaaaaattcatcttaactcaattccACGTCCAAACGGCTAAGTCAATTTATGCCTCAaggaatttattttctgttcactaattattatattatcctTTAACCAATACTTTTAAAGCCCCACCTAAACATGTAAATTGACGAAATTATACTgtcaaaaaagtattttcatcCCAAAGAAACGCAAAGCAGCCTTTGAGTAATTAAGTTGGATTCTAAAGAAGGTGTTCTAAAGTTTTCCTCAATAATTCCTACGGTGATCAAGgcaaaaatgttgaaaaaaaaaagtagtgtaatttcacaaaaagaatttataaacttacattattttatatgatatattgtatttactttaaaataaaattaactgtATCAGATCAAAGTGTATAATTTAATGTTGCAAAACTTTTTTTTGGCAAGAACATTCCtccttagaaaaataataaatgaattccTATCCTAAGTTGGACTAGGATAGCGCTACGCTTGACTATAATGCTTATCCTGGCGTCCAAGCAGTCTTCTTAAGTGTAACCAAGTCAAGTCCAAGAGAGGACCCCATAGTActcaaacctctctctctctctcactctctctcaacCAAAAGCTCCGAACGATCCAAATTGAGGTATAATCGCTTACTCATTACGCAATTTAGAATCTCGTTTTCAAATTCTTGCAATAGTATTTTGTCCATTATCATCAAGTTAATCACGATTAGCACGCTTCTGTAACCTGTTGTTTCGTTTATATCAAAGTTGCGTTCTTGCTCTTGTTCACTCTCCTTCATAGGAAATATTGGAATTATCTGCTTTATCTATGTTTAAACTATTCGATCCTATAAAAGTGATATGTTTACGTGTGTCGTCGCTACCTGCGCTTGTTTGGTTGCCGGAGAATGCGATGGAGAAGATAACAAGAATTTCTATTCTTATCTGTTTCTTTTGAATTGCAAATATAGATTTGGAAAACTTAAATTAGACTGTGCTAACCGGTTTCATTGCTACTCTGCTCAgtgaatctttttcttttttcatttttgtgcaATTTTTAGTTTGCCCGTTACGCGTGTGCGCGCGCGCATTTCTCTTATAGGCTAGCTTGCTTTCTAGTTGGGTTTATTAGCACCTGGATGTTTATTAACTAGTAAGTTTGTTGCTTGCAATTGTTTGACGGAAAATGATATTTCTGTTCCTGGTTTCTTCCACACCACTCCTTAGTGAATTCTTTCTATTAGTATAAGGAAAACAAGATGCAATTAGAATGATAATTGGTCTGGTGGTATGATTCTTGCTCTGGGTGCAAAGGCCCCGGCTTCTTTTAATGCCTGCCCTAAATAATGACTTCCGTCAACATGCATCCTAATAGTCAAAGGGTGGGCTCGGGATGATCTGTAGACTTAGACATCTTGGATTCAATTCCGCACTAGGAGTCTCCCTAAATTACATGATGCATGATTCTAGCGAGTGAGGTTGTGTAACCGGGATTTACTCCCAAGAAGTGGATCTGAAGGGTTTTTTCTTGGTGAGTCTCCGTGTCAAAATATGTCCAATTTTAATGAGAACCAAAGACTAACTCAAGAAGGCTAGGTTTAGGatagaatagaaaaattcttagcaattttatagtttcttgtaattttatacTTTTGGTATGAATCAATCATTGTGATTCGTAGCAACCCATGACATTGCTTGGACAAATATCGGGGACGAGACATTTTGCATACTGATAACTAAACGCGAGCATAATCTGTCTTATTTGTAATTTGAGTATTaagaaattgataattatatataatttcttttatctgAAGAATTTAATACGTATAACTTAGTTTATAGGCCAATGCCTTTCAATACTTGGTTAAGAAGATTATTGGATTAGTAAGTacattgttttatttaaaactggTTTTGAATATTGCATGCTGTTAGGTTGCTGTTAAATAGAATACTAGCATTGCTGAAAGGAGGTAGAAATTGATGTAATTAAGAGTTTGTGTATTGGCTTAACTAACTTAGGAGACATTAAAGTTAAGCATTtggaaacaaatgaaaaaactaaaaccaaatCTGTATAGTGAGacttgatttttatgtttacttTTATATCTACTCTCTAACAAAGATATTGACGTGTTGCTACAGTTCGATAACTGTGAAAGAAACTTAATCAGAAGTATAATGGATCGAGGAAGGGGACTGAATAAGATCACTGCAAACAAAAACAGCAAGATATATATGGACCTCGAAGACATAATGAGGGAGCACACCCTTCCCTTTCTTCCTGCTAAATCACTTTTCAGGTTCAAAGGGGTTTGCAGGGACTGGAAGCTCCAGATCTCAACTCCTTTCTTTGCCCACAATCAGTCAAATAGTTTCCACAATTGCTCAGGCTTCTTTTGccaatctttttcaaatccgCCTTCATTTATTTCCCTTGACCAGAATTCATATGGTGTTCCAGACCCTTCTTTATTGTTTTTGCCTGAACCGGTTTACATCAGGAGTTCTTGCAATGGCCTCCTGTGCTGCCAGGGTCGCACTCATGACAAAGCCTACTACATCTGCAATCCTGTCACCAAGCAGTGGAAGAAACTCCCAAAACCCAATGCTGATCATGGGTCTAACCCTGCCCTTGTACTCATATTTGAACCTTCTATACTCAACTTTGTTGCTGAGTACAAGCTCATTTGTGCCTTTTCATCTGCTGATTTTGAAGGTGCTTATGAATTCGAGATTTATAACTCTACAGAAGGATCTTGGAGAATTTTTGGTGAGATATACTTTGGTGCTGAAGAGCATAAGCCTAAATCTGGCGTCCATGTGAATGGAATTATTTACTGGCTTTTCGACAGTGGTGGGATTGTTCTTTTTGATCTCACCATGCAGCGGTCACAACGCTTTCATCATGGTGATATTAATGGTTGCTTGGGTGTAATGAACGGGAAGCTTAGTTTGGTTACTGTTTGTAACGAGACTCTAACTGTGAGTGTGTTGTCCAATACCTACACAAACACAATGGCGATGAACAGCAGAGTTAAGGCTTGGGATACAAAACTTAGTGTCAATATCAATAACAGATTGGAGCTAAGTGGTTTTGGTCCCGCATACGATCGGAGACCTGTGCTCTATGCCAGTGGGGATTTGATTGTAATTCGAGGTGAGAGAGGACTTTATTCATTTAACACGAAGACTCAAGAATTTGGAGGGTTAAGGGGAAaagctgatcatgatgatcGTTATGTAGTATTCATTGGTTATGTGAATAGTCTTGTTGATATCTAGTAGGGCTCTCTTCTTATACGTGCCTACCTCATTTACAATGCTTTCTAGCCATGCGATACACAATGGGCAATTATATCAGGTGGTACTGATTCGGAACTTACTCAATGaaatgaactagggtttttgttACTGATAGACATCTTGCTTTCCCTTTTTCTGCACAAAATGCAAAATGCAGTTGATTTTGGGTTTAGATTCTgatatgaaatgtatgaaatatatagttcaataaaattgtttacGATTGGAAATTAGCTAGATAGGAAGTGGATGAAAGATATCTGGCTTTTGATTTGCTATCTCAGTTAAAATATGTAAACCTGCTAGAACATCCACACACCTTTGACCAAGTGAGAAAGTTGGGCTACATTCATATAGCAACATTAATTAGCAGCTTGCAGGTAGTATTACATCTTCAACTGCATAATCATATATaattgcctatatatatatatatgctgaatCCTTAATCACAGGATTTCCTACTAATTTTCACTTTTGTACTTTTGTTACCGGCCTTTCTTTTTCGACTAGTCTTTCATTTAATTTCTATGATCCTGATCTCCTCCGATGCACTGTCTGATCTGCAATTAATGTCGATTCCCGTcaataaaacatgttaacaaagctcatatatattgaatttacTACTTTTTAGATAGTACTGATTACTTGCTTCCTTTCAATAACCATCGTACGTCTTTCTCAGGACTATAAAGAACACTGCCCTTTCTTATTCTTAtcttttaatttggttttgCTAAAATTGATATATGTAATCCAATTTCTACgggagttttgttttgtttttttttaattattgttatttattaattttttaattaatggtgGATCATCCACCGTGGATGGGGCATACtgaaacattttataatttagttgTAAGCAGCAAAACAATTAAACAAGAAGCCTTATAAAGAGACAAGTACTCCTCATCCGAACAGGaaacaattaataattagttgGAATCAAGCGTTTTCTTGTAAATGGGGACCGGAATGTTGCAAATTCCGGCTGCAATAGCGCCGTAACAGGCCGACGGACTCTTACTTTGCACGCACTACATAGCTAGAAGCCTCCAAAAATGTTGAATTCTACCTTCAGATCAACAGATCACTCCCAGGAAGCAATCATTCTGGTCCTTGTTTCCAAGCATTTGCATTCCTGATCTTCTTTCTGAGGCTGTTTTAGTTGCAAGGGTGAGGACAAGCGTGCAATGTGGAGAGGGTTTATCTTTTGAgttaatattagttaattgatagaaaatCATAGGTCGACATGATAAGATTAATGTGAACTAATTAGCAAAACTGCAGCCAGGAATGGAAAAAAGGCATAACCAACTCAAACTAAGTTATTAGGGGtggcaaaataaaattaaaaaaacaaagatcagTAATCTTagaatttagagagagagagagagagatcctcCATTCCTCCTTTGTAGGAGGACATTGAGAAGGACATGAGGATCTCCTTTCTATTATGGAAATTCCAACATGCAACagatt is a window from the Juglans regia cultivar Chandler chromosome 7, Walnut 2.0, whole genome shotgun sequence genome containing:
- the LOC108995335 gene encoding F-box protein At5g07610-like isoform X2 — encoded protein: MDQGRRPNAVVANDNSKIYMDLKSIIKEHTLPFLPAKSLFRFKGVCRDWKLQISTPFFAHNQSNSFHSVSGFFCQSCSNPPTFISLDPNSYGVPDPSLQFLPEPVDIRSSSNGLLCCQGRTGDNAYYICNPATKQWKKLPKPNADHGSNPAIVLIFEPSLLNFVAEYKLICAFSSADFDNALEFEIYSSAENCWRISGEIYFGATKIKPNSGVHVNGIIYWLSKTGGIVVFDLTMERSQRLYGHKNGFYSHNHGCLGVMNEKLASVISSYNQTLTVSVLSNSYTNTMAMNSKVKAWDTKLSVNVGESPEYQGPVLYACEDVIVIQSDRGLYSFDMKTREFGRLTSEADHDIRVVGYMNSLVEI
- the LOC108995336 gene encoding F-box protein At5g07610-like, translating into MDRGRGLNKITANKNSKIYMDLEDIMREHTLPFLPAKSLFRFKGVCRDWKLQISTPFFAHNQSNSFHNCSGFFCQSFSNPPSFISLDQNSYGVPDPSLLFLPEPVYIRSSCNGLLCCQGRTHDKAYYICNPVTKQWKKLPKPNADHGSNPALVLIFEPSILNFVAEYKLICAFSSADFEGAYEFEIYNSTEGSWRIFGEIYFGAEEHKPKSGVHVNGIIYWLFDSGGIVLFDLTMQRSQRFHHGDINGCLGVMNGKLSLVTVCNETLTVSVLSNTYTNTMAMNSRVKAWDTKLSVNINNRLELSGFGPAYDRRPVLYASGDLIVIRGERGLYSFNTKTQEFGGLRGKADHDDRYVVFIGYVNSLVDI